From Streptomyces yatensis, one genomic window encodes:
- a CDS encoding SDR family NAD(P)-dependent oxidoreductase gives MRDNDRTDAVNSYSRLFRLDGRKAVVVGAGSGIGRESALALAAHGATVVCADRDLTAAEETASMGREMSAYALDVLDGEGVARAAEELGAVDVLVFTAATNVRKHLLDYTAEEFDRVVGLNLRASFDLVRAFGRGMAERGGGSIIGFSSIRAVAVEPGQGVYAATKAGLVQLLRTAAAELGPSGVRVNTVAPGVVETPLTAQIRAVPEWSEAYAAKSALGRWSRPDELAGAVVYLASDASSFVTGSQLFVDGGWTAIDGRYTPPN, from the coding sequence ATGCGAGACAACGACCGCACCGATGCGGTGAACAGCTACTCCCGTCTGTTCCGGCTCGACGGCCGCAAGGCCGTCGTGGTGGGCGCGGGCAGTGGAATCGGCCGGGAGAGCGCCCTGGCCCTCGCCGCGCACGGCGCCACGGTGGTGTGCGCCGACCGTGATCTGACGGCCGCCGAGGAGACGGCGTCGATGGGCCGGGAGATGTCGGCGTACGCCCTCGATGTGCTCGACGGCGAGGGGGTCGCGCGTGCCGCCGAGGAGCTCGGCGCCGTCGACGTCCTCGTCTTCACCGCCGCGACGAACGTGCGCAAGCATCTGCTCGACTACACGGCGGAGGAGTTCGACCGGGTGGTGGGGCTCAATCTGCGCGCCTCCTTCGACCTGGTGCGGGCGTTCGGCCGTGGCATGGCCGAACGTGGCGGGGGAAGCATCATCGGCTTCAGCTCGATCCGCGCGGTGGCCGTCGAACCGGGGCAGGGGGTGTACGCGGCCACCAAGGCCGGCCTCGTCCAGCTGCTGCGGACCGCGGCGGCCGAGCTGGGACCGTCGGGCGTGCGGGTGAACACCGTCGCCCCGGGCGTCGTGGAAACGCCGCTGACCGCGCAGATCAGGGCCGTACCGGAATGGTCCGAGGCCTATGCGGCCAAGAGCGCCCTGGGCCGCTGGTCGCGGCCCGATGAGCTGGCCGGCGCCGTCGTCTATCTCGCCTCGGACGCGTCATCCTTCGTCACCGGGAGCCAGCTCTTCGTGGACGGAGGCTGGACGGCGATCGACGGACGCTATACGCCGCCCAACTGA
- a CDS encoding arylsulfatase has protein sequence MTNASPHPPSASGTFHGRIGTTYEESTPWWPEQPAPPEDTPNVVVIVLDDVGFSDLGCFGSDIETPAMDALATGGLRYTNFHTTTLCSPTRASLLTGRNHHSVGMRMLSNFDTGFPSGRGRVTKAAAMLPEVLRDNGFNTMAVGKWHLAPMEQTTASGPYTQWPLSRGFERYYGFLEAETDSFYPELFYDNHAVAPPKTPEEGYHLSEDLVDRAIEFVTDQTSVTPEKPFFMYMAFGAAHAPHQAPQEYLEKYRGRFDHGWDAERATRHARQIERGILPPGTGLAPRNPGVEPFDELSDDEKKLSVRLQEAYAAMLDHTDHHIGRFMEFLERIGRLENTITILLSDNGASQEGGQKGSLNPTAFQNGQAEDFDEMVARIDEIGTTRAHANYPWGWAQAGNTPFKRYKQNTHEGGVRCPLIVRWPRGLPRTDENRQQFHHVSDIVPTLFELLGLRAPEIYHGIPQMPIHGTSMAYTFDAPTAPTRKEAQYFEMFGHRAIWHDGWKAVSFHQRGTSFDDDQWELYHHDTDFSECDDLAQERPEQLQKMISRFWVEAGKYDVLPLDDNGFAYRAKIPRPGSPRRRTTFTYYPGMAHLPGAAVPPVMNRAHRITAHVDRAAASDEGVLVSLGNISSGYVLYVKDNRLVYEYNFLGTRYTVTSSEELPTGPAELTFAFDKTGDMKGVGHLYVSGRPVGTADIPRVLPHFLGWQGLDIGRDTLSPSSPSYDGEFGFTGKLEKVVFTVAPDEESMEPFERID, from the coding sequence ATGACCAACGCCTCTCCGCATCCGCCGTCCGCGAGCGGCACATTCCACGGCAGGATCGGCACGACCTACGAGGAGTCCACTCCGTGGTGGCCCGAGCAGCCGGCGCCGCCCGAGGACACGCCCAATGTCGTGGTCATCGTGCTCGACGACGTCGGCTTCTCCGACCTCGGCTGTTTCGGCTCGGACATCGAGACCCCGGCCATGGACGCCCTGGCCACCGGCGGCCTGCGCTACACCAACTTCCACACCACCACGCTGTGTTCGCCGACCCGGGCCTCCCTGCTGACCGGCCGCAACCACCACTCGGTGGGCATGCGGATGCTGTCCAACTTCGACACCGGCTTCCCCAGCGGCCGCGGACGGGTCACCAAGGCCGCCGCGATGCTGCCCGAGGTGCTGCGCGACAACGGCTTCAACACCATGGCCGTGGGCAAGTGGCATCTGGCTCCGATGGAGCAGACCACCGCGTCGGGGCCGTACACCCAGTGGCCGCTCTCCCGCGGGTTCGAGCGCTACTACGGATTCCTGGAAGCCGAGACGGACAGCTTCTATCCGGAGCTGTTCTACGACAACCATGCCGTGGCTCCGCCCAAGACCCCGGAAGAGGGCTATCACCTCAGTGAGGACCTGGTGGACCGGGCGATCGAATTCGTCACGGACCAGACGTCGGTCACCCCCGAGAAGCCCTTCTTCATGTACATGGCCTTCGGTGCGGCGCACGCCCCGCACCAGGCGCCGCAGGAGTACCTGGAGAAATACCGGGGCCGGTTCGACCACGGCTGGGACGCCGAACGCGCGACCCGGCACGCCCGCCAGATCGAACGGGGCATCCTGCCGCCCGGCACCGGACTGGCCCCGCGCAACCCCGGAGTCGAGCCCTTCGACGAGCTGTCGGACGACGAGAAGAAGCTGTCCGTGCGCCTCCAGGAGGCCTATGCGGCGATGCTCGACCACACCGACCACCACATCGGCCGGTTCATGGAATTCCTGGAGCGGATAGGCCGGCTGGAGAACACCATCACCATCCTGCTCTCGGACAACGGGGCCAGCCAGGAAGGCGGCCAGAAGGGGTCGCTCAACCCCACCGCGTTCCAGAACGGCCAAGCCGAGGACTTCGACGAGATGGTCGCGCGCATCGACGAGATCGGCACCACGCGCGCGCACGCCAACTACCCCTGGGGCTGGGCACAGGCGGGCAACACACCCTTCAAGCGCTACAAGCAGAACACCCACGAAGGCGGCGTCCGCTGCCCGCTCATCGTGCGGTGGCCCCGGGGACTGCCGCGCACCGACGAGAACCGGCAGCAGTTCCACCACGTCAGCGACATCGTGCCGACCCTCTTCGAACTGCTCGGTCTGCGGGCGCCCGAGATCTACCACGGCATCCCGCAAATGCCGATCCACGGCACCAGCATGGCCTACACCTTCGACGCGCCGACCGCGCCGACGCGCAAGGAGGCCCAGTACTTCGAGATGTTCGGGCACCGCGCGATCTGGCACGACGGCTGGAAGGCCGTCTCCTTCCACCAGCGCGGAACCTCCTTCGACGACGACCAGTGGGAGCTCTACCACCACGACACCGACTTCTCGGAGTGCGACGACCTGGCGCAGGAGCGGCCCGAGCAACTGCAGAAGATGATTTCCCGCTTCTGGGTGGAAGCGGGAAAGTACGATGTGCTGCCCCTGGACGACAACGGCTTCGCCTACCGGGCGAAGATTCCGCGTCCCGGCTCGCCGCGCAGACGCACCACCTTCACCTACTACCCCGGCATGGCCCATCTGCCCGGCGCCGCGGTGCCCCCGGTGATGAACCGCGCGCACCGCATCACCGCGCACGTCGACCGGGCCGCCGCGTCGGACGAGGGTGTCCTGGTCTCCCTGGGCAACATCAGCAGCGGATACGTCCTGTACGTCAAGGACAACCGGCTGGTCTACGAGTACAACTTCCTCGGCACCCGGTACACGGTGACCTCGTCGGAGGAACTCCCGACCGGCCCGGCGGAGCTGACCTTCGCCTTCGACAAAACCGGTGACATGAAGGGCGTCGGACACCTGTACGTGTCGGGCAGGCCGGTGGGCACCGCGGACATTCCGCGGGTCCTCCCCCACTTCCTGGGCTGGCAGGGCCTCGACATCGGCCGGGACACCCTGTCGCCGTCCTCACCCAGCTACGACGGCGAATTCGGGTTCACCGGAAAGCTCGAGAAGGTCGTCTTCACGGTCGCGCCGGACGAAGAGAGCATGGAGCCCTTCGAGCGCATCGACTGA
- a CDS encoding ABC transporter permease, with protein sequence MIVRLAQRIAILLAGLAVSSVLVFAFMAVLPGDPARVALGTSASDTAVAQLREEFGLDRPLVDQYLSWIHGLVTFDPGNSYISHAPIGPQISDRLQVTLWLVGTGMVIACILAIPLGMVMAVRHRKPSGFILSALSQIGVAVPAFLAGILLITVFAVGLGWLPANGWTPPVEDPVLFLKQLVLPALSLGVVQGAVLTRYVRSAVLDVLREDYLRTARAKGLRPTQALLRHGLRNAAVPVVTVLALQLATLLVGAVVIERVFVIPGLGSLLLDSVSNRDLILVQDVVMIIATAVLLVNFLVDIIYLLIDPRLRVGAS encoded by the coding sequence ATGATCGTCCGTCTGGCGCAGCGGATCGCGATCCTCCTGGCCGGCCTTGCCGTGAGCTCCGTGCTGGTGTTCGCGTTCATGGCGGTCCTGCCGGGGGATCCGGCACGCGTCGCACTCGGCACCAGCGCATCCGACACCGCGGTGGCGCAGCTGCGCGAGGAGTTCGGGCTCGACCGGCCGCTCGTGGACCAGTACCTGAGCTGGATCCACGGACTGGTGACCTTCGACCCGGGCAACTCCTACATCTCACACGCGCCGATCGGCCCGCAGATCTCCGACCGCCTCCAGGTCACCCTGTGGCTCGTCGGCACCGGGATGGTGATCGCCTGCATCCTGGCCATCCCCCTGGGCATGGTCATGGCCGTGCGGCACCGCAAGCCGTCCGGGTTCATTCTCTCGGCCCTGTCCCAGATCGGCGTGGCCGTCCCGGCCTTCCTCGCGGGCATCCTCCTGATCACCGTGTTCGCGGTGGGGCTCGGGTGGCTGCCGGCGAACGGCTGGACACCTCCGGTGGAGGATCCGGTCCTGTTCCTCAAACAGCTGGTGCTGCCGGCGCTGTCCCTCGGCGTGGTGCAGGGGGCCGTGCTCACCCGCTATGTCCGCAGCGCCGTGCTCGACGTCCTCAGGGAGGACTATCTGCGCACCGCCCGGGCCAAGGGGCTCCGTCCGACGCAGGCGCTGCTGCGGCACGGCCTGCGGAACGCGGCGGTGCCCGTGGTCACCGTCCTGGCGCTGCAACTCGCCACGCTGCTGGTGGGCGCCGTCGTCATCGAACGGGTCTTCGTCATCCCCGGTCTCGGGAGCCTGCTGCTGGACAGCGTCTCCAACCGCGACCTCATCCTGGTGCAGGACGTGGTCATGATCATCGCAACGGCGGTGCTGCTCGTGAACTTCCTGGTGGACATCATCTATCTGCTGATCGACCCGCGGCTGAGGGTGGGTGCGTCATGA
- a CDS encoding aldehyde dehydrogenase family protein: protein MTTHAEPAGESPVAREFPEGLPIGDTWVEAPATEDVRFPYDGTLVAGAPIGDASLARHAVDAALAIRERVGRLPSHVRRAALLATHEAVTSRRADFERLLVLETGKPLVDCRVEVDRTLLTLLTAAEEVARLHGETVPLDLLPSGEGLLGFWTRKPIGVVVGIAGFNYPLLLAAHKIAPSLAAGCPIIVKPAPQTPLATLWLVHLLREALRAGGAPQAAVQLVTGGPEVGIALTTDRRIGAVSFTGSAAVGHQIARDAAPTKVLLELGSNAALVVAADADLDAAADAVVRGGYYASGQACISVQRVIVVDSVRKEFVARLAERVAQVAVGDPRDSQTRVSALIDKRSTERVRAWLAEAVEAGASLVAGGSVTDGVIEPTVLLDVDRALPVWDEEVFGPVVAVRSVPDLETAFDLVNDSRYGLHASVYTSALDTAFAALDRLEVGGVVVNEVPGFRSDVMPYGGVKDSGAGREGPRFAIEELTVTRMAVIRPTTKKP, encoded by the coding sequence GTGACGACCCATGCCGAACCCGCCGGCGAAAGCCCCGTGGCGAGGGAGTTTCCCGAGGGTCTTCCCATCGGCGACACCTGGGTGGAGGCACCCGCCACCGAGGACGTCCGTTTCCCCTACGACGGGACGCTCGTCGCAGGGGCGCCGATCGGGGACGCCTCCCTCGCCCGCCACGCGGTCGACGCGGCGCTCGCGATCCGCGAGCGCGTCGGCCGGCTCCCCTCGCACGTACGCAGGGCGGCGCTGCTCGCCACCCACGAGGCGGTCACCTCCCGGCGCGCGGACTTCGAACGGCTCCTCGTCCTGGAGACCGGCAAGCCGCTGGTCGACTGCCGGGTCGAGGTGGACCGCACCCTGCTGACCCTGCTCACGGCGGCCGAGGAAGTGGCCCGGCTGCACGGGGAGACGGTGCCGCTGGACCTGCTGCCGTCGGGCGAGGGGCTGCTCGGCTTCTGGACCCGCAAGCCGATCGGCGTAGTGGTGGGCATCGCGGGCTTCAACTATCCGCTGCTGCTCGCCGCGCACAAGATCGCCCCATCGCTGGCCGCCGGCTGCCCGATCATCGTCAAACCCGCCCCGCAGACCCCGCTGGCCACCCTGTGGCTGGTGCACCTCCTCCGTGAGGCGCTGCGCGCCGGCGGCGCCCCCCAGGCCGCGGTGCAGCTGGTGACCGGGGGCCCCGAGGTGGGCATCGCGCTGACCACCGACCGCCGGATCGGGGCGGTGTCCTTCACCGGTTCCGCCGCCGTCGGCCACCAGATCGCCCGGGACGCGGCACCCACCAAGGTGCTGCTCGAACTCGGCTCCAACGCCGCCCTGGTGGTGGCCGCCGACGCCGACCTCGACGCCGCCGCGGACGCGGTGGTGCGCGGCGGCTACTACGCGTCGGGCCAGGCGTGCATCAGCGTGCAGCGGGTCATCGTGGTGGACTCCGTGCGCAAGGAGTTCGTGGCCCGTTTGGCGGAGCGAGTGGCCCAGGTGGCCGTGGGCGACCCCCGCGATTCGCAGACCCGCGTCTCGGCACTCATCGACAAGCGGTCGACCGAGCGGGTGCGCGCGTGGCTGGCCGAGGCGGTGGAGGCGGGGGCGTCGCTGGTGGCCGGAGGATCGGTCACCGATGGTGTGATCGAGCCCACCGTGCTGCTCGATGTGGACCGCGCCCTCCCCGTCTGGGACGAGGAGGTGTTCGGCCCCGTGGTCGCCGTACGGTCGGTACCCGATCTGGAGACCGCCTTCGACCTGGTCAACGACTCGCGCTACGGACTGCACGCGAGCGTCTACACCAGCGCCCTGGACACCGCGTTCGCCGCTCTCGACCGCCTGGAGGTGGGCGGAGTGGTCGTCAACGAGGTTCCCGGCTTCCGTTCCGATGTCATGCCGTACGGCGGTGTGAAGGACTCCGGGGCCGGACGGGAGGGCCCGAGGTTCGCCATCGAAGAGCTCACCGTGACCCGTATGGCAGTGATCCGTCCGACGACGAAGAAGCCGTGA
- a CDS encoding formylglycine-generating enzyme family protein — MPEPSAVRLQAPDRDRAQGLRAMLRIPGGTYLMGGDDADAFPEDGEGPVRAVRLSPFLIDATAVTNRQFATFVRSSGYRTDAERYGWSFVFYALVHPDARHLVRDGTVAEAPWWLAVDGACWRAPYGPGSSWTELSNHPVVHVSWRDASAYATWAGKRLPTEAEWEMAARGGLERARFPWGDELQPRGQHRCNIWQGQFPQVNTGEDGYLGTAPVKTYRANNFGVYNTSGNVWEWCSDWWSTTWHAADRPETRRDPAGPPAGEAKVIRGGSYLCHASYCNRYRVAARTSNTPDSSTGHMGFRCAADLPPPR, encoded by the coding sequence ATGCCCGAGCCGTCCGCCGTGCGGCTCCAGGCGCCGGATCGGGACCGGGCGCAGGGGCTGCGCGCCATGCTGCGCATCCCCGGGGGGACGTATCTGATGGGAGGCGACGACGCCGACGCGTTTCCCGAGGACGGTGAAGGCCCGGTCCGGGCGGTGCGGCTGTCGCCGTTCCTCATCGACGCGACCGCTGTCACCAACAGGCAGTTCGCGACGTTCGTGCGCAGCAGCGGCTACCGCACCGATGCCGAGCGCTACGGCTGGTCCTTCGTGTTCTACGCACTCGTCCACCCCGACGCCCGGCACCTGGTGCGCGACGGCACGGTGGCGGAGGCACCCTGGTGGCTCGCGGTGGACGGGGCGTGCTGGCGGGCGCCCTACGGGCCGGGGTCGTCCTGGACCGAGCTGTCGAACCACCCCGTCGTCCATGTCTCCTGGCGTGACGCGTCCGCCTACGCGACATGGGCGGGCAAGCGGCTGCCCACGGAGGCGGAGTGGGAGATGGCGGCGCGTGGCGGTCTGGAGCGCGCCCGCTTCCCGTGGGGGGATGAGCTCCAGCCCCGGGGGCAGCACCGCTGCAATATCTGGCAGGGACAGTTCCCGCAGGTCAACACCGGCGAGGACGGGTATCTGGGCACCGCGCCGGTCAAGACCTACCGGGCCAACAACTTCGGCGTGTACAACACCTCGGGCAATGTGTGGGAATGGTGCTCCGACTGGTGGAGCACCACATGGCACGCGGCCGACCGCCCCGAGACCCGCCGGGATCCGGCCGGACCTCCCGCCGGTGAGGCGAAGGTGATCCGGGGCGGCTCCTACCTGTGCCACGCGTCGTACTGCAACCGCTACCGGGTCGCCGCGCGCACCTCCAACACACCCGACAGCAGCACCGGGCACATGGGGTTCCGCTGCGCGGCGGATCTGCCACCGCCACGCTGA
- a CDS encoding ATP-binding cassette domain-containing protein — protein MAEQPTSAPLAPGPGTGPADAISVRDITRDYRRPRTSLRHPSPPVHALRGVSFDVPPGQRFGIVGESGCGKSTLLRILAGLDRPTSGSVAIDGRDITGLRERQLRFVRERLQLVFQDPMSSLDPRMRVGDIVAEPLVAQGHGNRRERVAELLEAVGLRADAADRYPHQFSGGQRQRISIARALAPRPKIIVADEPVSALDVSVRAQVLNLIADLVEELSLTLVFVSHDLSVVRHVCDRVAVMHHGQIVESGATEQVYEDPRHPYTRRLISAVPTLGKALSGVSAADLNREYQP, from the coding sequence GTGGCTGAGCAGCCGACCAGCGCCCCCCTCGCCCCCGGGCCGGGAACCGGCCCGGCGGACGCCATCAGCGTCCGCGACATCACCCGCGACTACCGGCGGCCCCGTACCTCGCTGCGCCACCCCAGCCCGCCGGTGCACGCGCTGCGCGGCGTCAGCTTCGACGTCCCGCCGGGGCAACGGTTCGGCATCGTGGGCGAGTCGGGGTGCGGCAAGTCGACCCTGCTGCGGATCCTGGCCGGGCTCGACCGCCCCACCAGCGGCAGTGTCGCGATCGACGGCCGGGACATCACCGGGCTCCGGGAGAGACAGCTCCGGTTCGTCCGCGAGCGGCTCCAGCTGGTGTTCCAGGACCCGATGAGTTCACTGGACCCGCGCATGCGGGTCGGCGACATCGTGGCCGAGCCGCTCGTCGCGCAGGGCCACGGGAACCGCCGCGAGCGGGTGGCCGAGTTGCTCGAGGCCGTCGGCCTGCGAGCCGACGCGGCCGACCGGTATCCGCACCAGTTCTCCGGCGGCCAGCGGCAGCGCATCTCGATCGCGCGCGCTCTGGCCCCCCGTCCGAAAATCATCGTGGCCGATGAGCCGGTGAGCGCCCTGGACGTGTCCGTACGGGCCCAGGTCCTCAACCTCATCGCCGACCTCGTCGAGGAGTTGTCCCTCACGCTGGTCTTCGTCTCCCACGACCTGTCCGTGGTCCGCCATGTGTGCGACCGGGTCGCCGTCATGCACCACGGGCAGATCGTGGAGAGCGGGGCCACGGAGCAGGTGTACGAGGACCCGCGACATCCCTACACACGCAGGCTGATCTCCGCCGTTCCCACACTGGGCAAGGCACTGTCCGGAGTGTCGGCGGCCGACCTCAACCGGGAGTACCAACCGTGA
- a CDS encoding ABC transporter permease: MSATDTEAALASAAPEGRRRRRRVPGSLLVGGLIVVVVLGMALLSFVWTPHDPTLVNPAARLAKPSSEYWFGTDKFGRDVFSQIMMGSRTTLFVGFVAVGVAALVGVPLGIVAGMAPGWCGELLMRGNDLILAFPALLLTIMFSAVYGAGTLVAMVAIGIASIPHFARLIRGGTLQVMRTEYVIAARAAGRGPFAIALRHVLPNVSGLVIVQASVGFAIAVLAEAALSFLGFGTPPPTPSWGRMLQESQEMLSIAPRLAVFPGIAIAVAVLGFNLLGDGLRDRFDPKMEDRR, from the coding sequence ATGAGCGCTACGGACACGGAAGCCGCGCTCGCGTCCGCGGCGCCCGAGGGCCGTCGGCGGCGCCGCCGGGTGCCGGGCAGCCTCCTGGTGGGCGGTCTCATCGTCGTGGTCGTACTGGGCATGGCGCTGCTGTCCTTCGTGTGGACCCCGCACGACCCGACCCTGGTGAACCCCGCGGCGCGGCTGGCGAAGCCGTCGTCGGAGTACTGGTTCGGCACGGACAAATTCGGCCGCGACGTGTTCAGCCAGATCATGATGGGCTCGCGCACCACGCTCTTCGTCGGCTTCGTGGCGGTGGGGGTCGCGGCCCTGGTCGGAGTGCCCCTCGGCATCGTCGCCGGAATGGCGCCCGGCTGGTGCGGCGAGCTGCTGATGCGCGGCAACGATCTGATTCTTGCCTTCCCGGCGCTGCTGCTGACCATCATGTTCTCCGCCGTGTACGGCGCCGGCACGCTGGTCGCGATGGTCGCCATCGGCATCGCGTCCATCCCCCATTTCGCCCGGCTGATCCGCGGCGGCACGCTGCAGGTCATGCGGACCGAATACGTCATCGCCGCGCGCGCGGCGGGCCGCGGGCCGTTCGCCATCGCCCTGCGGCATGTTCTGCCCAACGTCAGCGGTCTGGTCATCGTGCAGGCGTCGGTCGGATTCGCCATCGCCGTACTCGCCGAAGCCGCGCTGTCCTTCCTGGGCTTCGGCACCCCGCCCCCCACCCCGTCCTGGGGCCGGATGCTGCAGGAGAGCCAGGAGATGCTGTCGATCGCCCCCCGGCTCGCCGTGTTTCCGGGCATCGCGATCGCGGTGGCGGTGCTCGGATTCAATCTGCTCGGTGACGGTCTGCGCGACCGCTTCGACCCCAAGATGGAGGACCGCCGATGA
- a CDS encoding ABC transporter substrate-binding protein — MRDSRRPARGTGTLAAAFACLLLAACSAGSTASGGTGKNALNIGLTAEPANFDFTKTEGAAISQALLNNVYENLVKLDQSGKIRPQLATSWSLSKDRKTYTFELVKNARFSNGAPFTAEDAAFSIERVSSDWTIAQKAQMDVVDTARAVSPTELKVSLKRPSNDWLYRMTTRVGAMFSRTGVDKLATEPVGTGPYVVKKWNRGDSITLGRRHDYWGRKPHFASVTLKYFKDPTAMNNALLTGTINVIGTMQSPDSLYRFANNPKYKVIEGTTNGEVVLSLNNGSGPLKNPKVRQAVRYAIDHKALMDTCWAGRGKLIGSMVPPTDPWYQNLTNAYPYNRDKAEKLLEESGQAGRTLRLRLPTLPYATACGTVVKSQLEQAGFKVKLDQLEFPAAWLTTVFKNADYDMSIISHVEPRDMQAVFGSKTSYTRYDSPEFRALLKKADQGTQQEQITSMRAAARLLSKDAAADWLFLLPNLMVANEDITGLPVNTVSESLDLTGLGRS, encoded by the coding sequence ATGAGAGATTCCAGGCGGCCGGCCCGGGGGACCGGGACCCTCGCGGCCGCGTTCGCATGTCTGCTGCTGGCGGCCTGCTCGGCCGGGTCCACGGCATCCGGCGGCACCGGGAAGAACGCCCTGAACATCGGCCTCACCGCCGAGCCGGCCAACTTCGACTTCACCAAGACCGAAGGTGCCGCCATCTCGCAGGCACTGCTCAACAACGTCTACGAGAACCTGGTGAAGCTGGACCAGTCCGGGAAGATCCGGCCGCAACTGGCCACGTCGTGGAGCCTGTCCAAGGACCGCAAGACGTACACGTTCGAGCTGGTGAAGAACGCCAGGTTCAGCAATGGCGCACCGTTCACGGCCGAGGACGCCGCATTCTCCATCGAACGTGTCAGCTCCGACTGGACCATCGCGCAGAAGGCCCAGATGGACGTCGTCGACACGGCGCGGGCGGTGTCGCCCACCGAACTGAAGGTCTCCCTGAAGAGGCCGAGCAACGACTGGCTGTACCGGATGACCACCCGCGTCGGCGCGATGTTCAGCCGCACCGGCGTGGACAAGCTGGCCACCGAGCCGGTGGGCACCGGCCCGTATGTGGTGAAGAAGTGGAACCGGGGCGACTCGATCACGCTCGGCCGCCGCCATGACTACTGGGGGCGCAAGCCGCACTTCGCGTCGGTCACCCTCAAGTACTTCAAGGACCCGACGGCCATGAACAACGCGCTGCTCACGGGCACCATCAACGTGATCGGCACGATGCAGTCCCCGGATTCCCTGTACCGGTTCGCGAACAACCCGAAGTACAAGGTCATCGAGGGCACGACCAACGGCGAGGTGGTCCTCTCCCTCAACAATGGCTCGGGTCCGCTGAAGAACCCGAAGGTCCGCCAGGCGGTCCGCTACGCCATCGACCACAAGGCCCTGATGGACACCTGCTGGGCGGGCCGCGGCAAGCTCATCGGCAGCATGGTCCCGCCCACCGACCCGTGGTACCAGAACCTCACCAACGCCTATCCGTACAACCGCGACAAGGCCGAGAAGCTCCTCGAGGAGTCCGGCCAGGCCGGCCGCACACTGCGGCTGCGGCTTCCGACGCTGCCCTATGCCACCGCGTGCGGCACCGTGGTCAAGAGCCAGCTCGAACAGGCCGGGTTCAAGGTCAAGCTCGACCAACTGGAGTTCCCCGCCGCCTGGCTGACCACCGTGTTCAAGAACGCCGACTACGACATGTCCATCATCAGCCATGTGGAACCCCGCGACATGCAGGCGGTGTTCGGGAGCAAGACCTCCTACACCCGCTACGACAGCCCCGAATTCCGCGCGCTGCTGAAGAAGGCGGACCAGGGCACCCAGCAGGAGCAGATCACCTCCATGCGGGCGGCCGCCCGGCTGCTGTCCAAGGACGCCGCGGCCGACTGGCTGTTCCTGCTCCCGAACCTGATGGTGGCGAACGAGGACATCACCGGGCTGCCGGTGAACACCGTCTCCGAGTCACTGGATCTCACCGGCCTGGGCCGGTCATGA
- a CDS encoding ABC transporter ATP-binding protein, whose translation MTPAPETAPASAAGSAGSPGSPDDVLTVRNLGVAVGGRKLVEDVDFTIRAGERVGLIGESGSGKSLTALSVMGLLPEELRATGSVRLAGVGHDLVGADEARMSRVRGKEIAMVFQEPMTALNPTMKIGRQIAEVLLIHRTRPDRASARAAAVELLDQVGLPDPAVAADAYPHQFSGGQRQRVVLAIALANDPALLVCDEPTTALDVTVQARVLDLIVRGVQDRRSAMLFITHDLAVVATACERVMVMYGGRVVESGPVREVFTRPRHRYTQGLIGASDLTVVDDRGRLVTIGGSVPPAGQFPAGCVFRNRCGQATEVCATRPEWVATGPDSGYACFHPVSGTGTPTNQEAGRG comes from the coding sequence ATGACCCCGGCACCTGAGACGGCACCGGCCTCCGCGGCGGGCTCCGCCGGCTCTCCCGGCTCTCCCGACGATGTGCTGACCGTGCGGAATCTCGGCGTGGCGGTGGGCGGCCGCAAGCTCGTCGAGGACGTCGACTTCACCATCCGGGCGGGCGAACGGGTCGGCCTCATCGGCGAGTCGGGGTCGGGCAAGTCGCTGACCGCGCTGAGCGTCATGGGGCTGCTCCCCGAGGAGCTCCGGGCCACCGGCTCGGTGCGGCTCGCCGGAGTCGGCCACGACCTCGTGGGGGCCGACGAGGCGCGGATGTCCCGGGTGCGGGGCAAGGAGATCGCCATGGTCTTCCAGGAGCCCATGACCGCTCTGAACCCCACGATGAAGATCGGGCGGCAGATCGCCGAGGTCCTGCTGATCCACCGGACCAGGCCCGACCGCGCGTCCGCTCGCGCCGCCGCCGTGGAGCTCCTCGACCAGGTGGGACTGCCCGACCCCGCGGTCGCCGCCGATGCCTACCCGCACCAGTTCTCCGGCGGCCAGCGGCAGCGCGTGGTGCTGGCCATCGCCCTCGCGAACGACCCCGCGCTGCTGGTCTGCGACGAACCCACCACCGCACTCGATGTCACGGTGCAGGCGCGGGTGCTCGACCTGATCGTGCGGGGCGTGCAGGACCGCAGGTCGGCCATGCTCTTCATCACCCACGACCTGGCCGTGGTGGCCACCGCCTGCGAGCGGGTCATGGTCATGTACGGCGGGCGGGTGGTCGAGTCCGGCCCGGTCCGGGAGGTGTTCACCCGCCCCCGGCACCGCTACACCCAGGGCCTGATCGGCGCCTCCGACCTGACCGTGGTCGACGACCGCGGCCGGCTGGTCACCATCGGCGGGTCGGTGCCGCCCGCGGGACAGTTCCCCGCCGGATGCGTCTTCAGAAACAGATGCGGCCAGGCGACCGAGGTGTGCGCCACCCGGCCGGAATGGGTCGCGACCGGGCCGGACTCCGGCTACGCCTGCTTCCATCCGGTGTCCGGGACCGGCACCCCCACGAACCAGGAGGCCGGCCGTGGCTGA